One window from the genome of Lacerta agilis isolate rLacAgi1 chromosome 16, rLacAgi1.pri, whole genome shotgun sequence encodes:
- the ENAM gene encoding LOW QUALITY PROTEIN: enamelin (The sequence of the model RefSeq protein was modified relative to this genomic sequence to represent the inferred CDS: inserted 1 base in 1 codon), whose product MVKEETFQDIVSIRNAISPCAAFVSLSITFQLAHLAASLYGYRSGFPQMFPQQPISPQQRFFLWPQQTPVHQVARLPPRKPHQTPAARQPNIRPQPRPQLKPQHPRRPQPQPRLQQPPRQPQNTRPSQTHQQVLVINPKXGKQQQPQAFPPQQQYPWHFPQHMPFGQPPASNEEGTPYYGYGYLGMGGRPPYSEEMLEQDFEEAKEKETPTADPATNSTVLETNSTISNQPSQAANGTASGLSSAGNGANSPGLERNLLSGNGIPTPSPTAHVSARNGATWNGIDPSSQRPPSPDVNAIQSFPSGGQQPSGYGAHVYKPQPDMGDTRHNALIYRGNPSTQTESPTKSLSYGEYSNHRGNLQNTNSNPPSLNNRPNLYEQQGQPHYLEMNPSGQRERVPFPSSDPQSQWNKVPVYRDNGLNHSPSEGRSLDLQFNTVGRVEDVYNERENTERHQPSGMHRTSAFSHQEAFSATSRTPFETEAQRYQWKEKPFIHPDREREQFKSSQNRRWNNQEDPQVFRDAPPRYNSMYPSGSFQQTGHATYSERDLNGQQTHSVYPRGWEDREHSPTMSPANQRESPPYSLDLPSNQMQRNTYHRNVLQEHEPYPRQNPWTQEKQVLDLDREYRNPPYNPTQHHAYPKYSMENPANQRSNLPYEEINRWTPEEHSPVHGTEHLRQTENTPYRVNNAFGPRERNLENQAPHSPLQSSTLLQSRPQYPERDVWVPHMVGPSAPKETSPYFNTHPTDFRKNPAHAENTEGAMHGRAPISSINIAERSHHSDTLRYPDDYPREPRTITSHTTASHLCCDGDSPVPRENLLAPLQSAPRFQFASWEQKGSSTYPESNHVKHARHAPYPAGIQSNHRDTFLKTGETKSQRENLDAFGEEIAGLQNGPPCSKSQLRKQNEPEANYETGLPAPRNTPWYGSSIRGDGHNVLAWIVGENQSKRESERAASMKFVPENVQPPPQGIRSAALDGEDVRKGERAALGFKRTPCFGRWLKQYLSSTGAPSGDQQHDQFYPDNPLPTRKPDIMVPPVPQPISSTNPSHDIEEAPLKFRSPGEELAEQAKERTPDCLLFPNK is encoded by the exons ATGGTAAAGGAGGAAACGTTTCAAGACATAGTCAGCATCAG AAATGCTATCTCACCATGTGctgcttttgtttctctttcaaTCACATTTCAGCTGGCTCATTTGGCAGCTTCTTTATATGGCTACCGCTCGGGTTTCCCGCAGATGTTCCCCCAGCAGCCTATATCgccccagcagagatttttcCTCTGGCCGCAGCAGACACCAGTGCATCAAGTCGCCAGGCTGCCCCCACGCAAGCCTCACCAAACTCCAGCGGCCAGGCAGCCAAACATCAGGCCGCAGCCAAGGCCGCAGTTAAAACCACAACATCCGAGGCGTCCGCAGCCACAACCACGATTACAGCAGCCACCAAGGCAGCCTCAGAATACCCGCCCTTCTCAGACTCACCAACAAGTGCTGGTCATCAACCCCA GGGGGAAGCAGCAACAGCCTCAG gcATTCCCACCACAGCAACAATATCCTTGGCACTTCCCTCAG CATATGCCATTTGGACAGCCACCTGCCAGCAATGAAGAAGGG ACCCCCTATTACGGATATGGCTACCTTGGGATGGGAGGCAGACCTCCGTATTCTGAAGAGATGCTTGAGCAAGACTTTGAggaggcaaaagaaaaagaaacccctaCAGCTGATCCCGCAACCAACTCAACGGTCTTGGAAACAAATTCAACCATCTCTAATCAACCAAGCCAGGCAGCGAATGGCACTGCTTCTGGGCTCAGTTCAGCAGGCAATGGGGCTAATTCGCCAGGCCTTGAGAGGAACTTGCTCAGTGGAAATGGGATCCCAACACCGTCACCCACGGCTCATGTGTCGGCAAGGAACGGAGCAACATGGAATGGCATTGATCCCTCAAGTCAAAGGCCTCCATCTCCAGATGTCAATGCCATTCAAAGCTTTCCTTCAGGGGGCCAACAACCCTCAGGGTATGGTGCACATGTCTATAAGCCCCAACCAGATATGGGAGATACAAGGCACAATGCTTTGATTTATAGAGGAAACCCCTCTACCCAAACTGAAAGCCCAACAAAGTCCTTGTCTTATGGAGAGTACTCTAACCACAGAGGCAATCTCCAGAATACAAACAGCAACCCTCCCTCATTGAACAATAGACCTAACTTATATGAGCAACAAGGGCAACCCCATTATCTTGAGATGAACCCATCAGGTCAAAGAGAAAGAGTGCCTTTTCCTAGTTCTGATCCACAAAGCCAGTGGAATAAAGTTCCAGTCTACAGGGATAATGGTCTAAATCACTCCCCATCTGAAGGCCGTTCCCTGGATCTGCAGTTTAATACAGTAGGACGAGTTGAGGATGTCTATAATGAAAGAGAAAACACTGAACGGCACCAGCCTTCTGGAATGCACCGAACAAGCGCATTTTCCCATCAGGAAGCATTCTCAGCCACAAGCAGAACTCCATTTGAAACAGAAGCCCAGCGGTATCAGTGGAAGGAGAAGCCCTTTATTCATCCAGATCGTGAAAGAGAACAATTTAAATCTTCACAAAACCGGAGGTGGAACAACCAAGAAGATCCACAGGTCTTCCGAGATGCTCCTCCCAGGTATAACTCGATGTATCCATCTGGTTCTTTTCAACAAACGGGACATGCCACTTACTCTGAAAGGGATCTCAATGGCCAACAAACCCATTCCGTTTATCCCAGAGGATGGGAGGATAGAGAACATTCACCCACAATGAGCCCAGCAAACCAAAGAGAAAGTCCACCATATTCTCTAGATTTGCCTTCAAATCAGATGCAAAGAAACACCTATCATAGAAACGTTCTGCAGGAGCATGAACCATATCCCAGGCAAAACCCATGGACCCAAGAAAAACAGGTGCTTGACCTTGACAGAGAGTACAGAAACCCTCCATACAATCCAACTCAACACCATGCATATCCAAAATATTCTATGGAGAATCCAGCCAACCAAAGAAGTAATTTGCCATATGAGGAAATTAACCGGTGGACTCCAGAAGAACATTCTCCAGTTCATGGCACAGAACACTTGAGACAAACAGAAAACACCCCATATCGCGTGAACAATGCATTCGGACCCAGAGAAAGGAATTTGGAGAACCAAGCACCACATTCTCCATTACAAAGCAGCACTCTCCTCCAAAGCAGACCACAGTATCCTGAAAGAGATGTTTGGGTCCCCCACATGGTGGGCCCATCTGCTCCGAAAGAAACTTCACCCTACTTTAATACCCACCCCACAGACTTCAGGAAAAACCCAGCGCATGCTGAAAATACAGAGGGAGCCATGCATGGAAGAGCACCCATTTCCAGTATTAATATTGCAGAAAGAAGTCATCATTCTGACACACTGAGATACCCAGATGACTACCCAAGAGAACCCAGAACTATCACCTCACACACGACCGCCAGCCACCTGTGCTGTGATGGTGACTCCCCAGTGCCAAGAGAGAACTTACTGGCACCACTGCAAAGTGCTCCTCGTTTCCAGTTTGCTTCATGGGAGCAAAAAGGAAGCTCGACATATCCAGAGAGCAACCATGtaaagcatgccaggcatgccccCTACCCAGCTGGCATTCAATCTAATCACAGGGATACTTTTCTGAAGACTGGGGAAACAAAATCGCAGAGAGAAAACTTGgatgcatttggagaggaaatAGCAGGCCTACAGAATGGTCCACCATGCTCCAAATCGCAACTAAGAAAACAGAATGAACCTGAAGCCAACTATGAAACTGGTCTACCTGCACCTAGGAACACACCTTGGTATGGAAGCAGCATCCGAGGTGACGGACACAATGTCCTTGCTTGGATTGTGGGGGAAAATCAGTCCAAAAGAGAATCTGAAAGGGCAGCTTCTATGAAGTTTGTTCCTGAAAATGTACAGCCACCACCTCAAGGGATCAGAAGTGCAGCTCTTGATGGTGAAGATGTTAGGAAAGGAGAACGCGCAGCACTTGGGTTCAAGAGGACTCCATGCTTTGGAAGGTGGTTAAAGCAGTATTTATCCAGCACGGGAGCTCCATCTGGTGATCAGCAGCACGATCAGTTTTATCCAGATAACCCATTGCCCACTAGAAAGCCAGACATCATGGTGCCACCTGTACCACAGCCAATCTCTAGTACTAATCCATCTCATGATATAGAAGAAGCACCATTGAAATTCAGATCCCCGGGAGAAGAATTGGCTGAGCAAGCAAAGGAAAGGACACCAGACTGTTTACTTTTCCCAAACAAATGA
- the AMBN gene encoding ameloblastin — protein sequence MKKWILISVLLGICSAMPLMRQLAGPNGASVLPQYAQPYSYADPFNTMWMHNFLPSHSSYFWIRGGPQQHETQQYEYSMPVHPPPLPSQQTPILLQQPGLQEQPLFQLVNLIPTRQVQLQQYDVQPPFQQKPFLLPEGNQPVVPQQPPSERQTQQIQLPAIQEYSGALGQGMQPSLRYMPYIANQGVAPARLGIVSSEEMQGGGFGAPAFSAPGPNLFAMDARYGNMQPNLGGPGDYTVEDDQLGITEQPEVQGGANAGANPSGKGTNIISLDGSQGGALPNANGNLLNPAAQSKGPAGVPQATAVPPAAEGFPESFMPFNADAAMPLDPTMFPDTVSTANAGNEAGYPQVGQDMWHFQEP from the exons ATGAAAAAATGGATCCTTATCTCAGTCCTATTAGGAATCTGCTCTGCAATGCCG cTGATGAGACAATTGGCAGGACCAAACGGGGCAAGTGTACTCCCGCAG TACGCTCAGCCTTATAGCTATGCAGATCCGTTTAATACAATGTGGATGCACAACTTTCTTCCGTCACATTCATCTTACTTTTGGATAAGGGGAGGACCTCAGCAACATGAAACTCAACAG TATGAATACAGCATGCCTGTGCACCCTCCTCCACTGCCATCTCAGCAGACACCCATTCTGCTTCAGCAGCCTGGACTGCAAGAGCAACCTCTCTTCCAGCTCGTGAATCTCATTCCTACAAGGCAAGTCCAACTCCAGCAGTACGATGTGCAGCCACCATTCCAGCAGAAGCCATTTCTGCTGCCAGAGGGAAACCAGCCAGTTGTTCCACAGCAGCCACCGTCAGAGAGACAAACTCAGCAG ATACAGTTACCGGCTATACAAGAATACTCAGGGGCATTAGGTCAGGGA ATGCAACCCAGTTTGCGTTACATGCCTTACATAGCCAACCAAGGA GTGGCTCCTGCCAGACTAGGAATAGTAAGCTCAGAAGAAATGCAG GGTGGTGGATTTGGAGCACCAGCCTTTAGCGCACCGGGCCCAAACCTGTTCGCCATGGATGCTAGATATGGAAACATGCAACCAAACCTCGGCGGGCCAGGTGATTACACTGTTGAAGACGACCAGCTTGGAATAACAGAGCAGCCTGAAGTTCAAGGAGGAGCCAACGCAGGAGCTAACCCTTCTGGCAAGGGGACCAATATCATCTCCCTAGATGGCAGCCAGGGTGGTGCCTTGCCAAATGCCAATGGCAACCTGCTAAACCCCGCGGCCCAGAGCAAAGGACCAGCAGGTGTACCCCAGGCCACAGCAGTCCCTCCGGCAGCAGAAGGGTTCCCTGAAAGCTTCATGCCTTTTAACGCTGACGCTGCCATGCCCTTGGATCCCACCATGTTCCCCGACACCGTATCCACAGCCAATGCAGGAAATGAAGCTGGGTACCCACAAGTAGGTCAAGATATGTGGCATTTCCAAGAGCCTTGA